A genomic region of Streptomyces rimosus contains the following coding sequences:
- a CDS encoding VOC family protein codes for MIKGLAITTVWVLDQDRAKEFYTEKLGMEVRTDLRMGGEDGMRWLTVGAKDQPEVELTLMVPGPPGMDPEAGESLKQLVSKGLMGAGVLRTDDVKADYAALKAKGVEFLQEPQERPYGTEAIFRDDSGNWFSLTQPSEQLDLSKGWGDCVE; via the coding sequence ATGATCAAGGGTTTGGCCATCACCACCGTATGGGTCCTCGACCAGGACCGGGCGAAGGAGTTCTACACCGAGAAGCTCGGCATGGAGGTCCGTACGGACCTGCGGATGGGCGGCGAGGACGGCATGCGCTGGCTGACCGTCGGCGCGAAGGACCAGCCGGAGGTGGAGCTGACGCTGATGGTCCCCGGCCCGCCCGGCATGGACCCGGAGGCCGGGGAGAGCCTGAAGCAGCTGGTGAGCAAGGGGCTGATGGGCGCCGGGGTGCTCAGGACGGACGACGTCAAGGCCGACTACGCGGCGCTGAAGGCCAAGGGGGTCGAGTTCCTCCAGGAGCCGCAGGAGCGCCCGTACGGCACCGAAGCGATCTTCCGCGACGACTCCGGCAACTGGTTCTCGCTCACCCAGCCCAGCGAACAGCTCGACCTGAGCAAGGGGTGGGGCGACTGCGTGGAGTAG
- a CDS encoding M23 family metallopeptidase: protein MTKHHPLHRPTTKSVLRTRTSVLAAGLGISVAMGAGVAMAAGGDAQAIALNGLTSDIRSSVSAQADAQQKAAEAEKQAAEKAKKDAEEKARSWVKPVDDYTLGMTFGLAGKHWAHNHSGQDFVVPSGTAVHAVHGGTVVKAGPNGGGDGPAYGNAIVIKHDSGTYTQYAHLTSTEVKVGQTVETGQEIAKSGSTGNSTGPHLHFEVRTGPNYGSGVEPTAFLKARGDGV, encoded by the coding sequence ATGACGAAGCACCACCCCCTGCACCGCCCGACGACGAAGTCCGTTCTCCGTACCCGCACCTCCGTGCTCGCGGCGGGCCTGGGCATCTCCGTCGCCATGGGCGCCGGGGTGGCGATGGCGGCCGGCGGCGACGCGCAGGCGATCGCGCTGAACGGGCTCACGTCCGACATCCGCTCCTCGGTGAGCGCGCAGGCCGACGCCCAGCAGAAGGCCGCCGAGGCGGAGAAGCAGGCGGCCGAGAAGGCCAAGAAGGACGCCGAGGAGAAGGCCCGCTCCTGGGTCAAGCCGGTGGACGACTACACGCTGGGCATGACCTTCGGGCTGGCCGGCAAGCACTGGGCCCACAACCACAGCGGCCAGGACTTCGTGGTGCCCAGCGGCACCGCCGTGCACGCCGTCCACGGGGGCACCGTGGTCAAGGCCGGCCCGAACGGCGGCGGCGACGGCCCCGCGTACGGCAACGCGATCGTGATCAAGCACGACAGCGGTACGTACACCCAGTACGCGCACCTGACCAGCACCGAGGTCAAGGTCGGCCAGACCGTGGAGACCGGCCAGGAGATCGCGAAGTCCGGCAGCACCGGCAACTCGACCGGCCCCCACCTCCACTTCGAGGTCCGTACCGGCCCGAACTACGGCTCCGGCGTCGAGCCGACCGCCTTCCTGAAGGCGCGCGGCGACGGCGTCTGA
- a CDS encoding NACHT domain-containing protein, translating into MDPMIIMARLAPKVVGPLVRKLLVRPGPGAFLVGRPLRIARLVSFRGEQRTLGEREVRRIAAKLVERAVTPLPGATGPARERPVAPDEDRAVTDALSRTLWALGDLDTEIAQDARLEAGELARQLRRAAPDAARELTGDGAELHSVLVDTAALHILNHFTQLTGFVARTVVENRRTLGRIDDTVGALAARLPSRSAEDAAFEAQYALDTAVLHSHLTIFGLDLVHSPDSWPLDAAYLGLRCEPEPPAADRGGAPEPAVPAEHALSGLCRVLVRGVAGSGKTTLLQWLAVATARGELPPALRRALYGRVPFLLPVRRFAHHGLPSPGAFLAAVCYPGAEAQPPGWADRVLRAGRALLLIDGVDEAPEDRREALRRKLRDWTALYPGNVWIVTSRPSAVRADWLTADGFTELSLAPMSREDIAAFIQRWHRAAAQQAPDDMDRLPHYERTLLNAVRITRDLGRLATNPLMCGMICALHRDRRGYLPNGRKELYEAALSMLLERRDRERAMGTTDGIDLPRQPKIQLLQKLAHWMLVNGRSEMDREIAVDTLAQHLPAIPDAARQGDPEEIYRHLLNRTGLLREPAPGTVDFVHRTFQDFLAARATVQRHDFGLLLNHAHLSEWEDVIRMAVALARPDECAALLNGLLAPRPGIRAAEARHRKLLAAACVGHAAELDPEVRHRVRRFTRDMVRPSTVAGARALGWIGPIVLEMLPEPAEVSDDEAYLLAVTATSIADDMAIDYLAGLRKRTSPDVRAQLAGAWRRYDTARYAREIIAHLDPDELFFPVADTEELHALRELGGRPYLQIAGEFTVAELIDGIVPADGLVRLWLAYGLGASMAWLAAFPRLEELRISGRLPPVTGVPEGIRVVEL; encoded by the coding sequence ATGGATCCAATGATCATCATGGCCCGGCTGGCACCGAAGGTCGTGGGCCCGCTCGTCAGGAAACTCCTCGTCCGGCCGGGGCCCGGCGCCTTCCTGGTGGGCCGGCCGTTACGGATCGCCCGCCTGGTCTCCTTCCGGGGCGAGCAGCGCACCCTCGGGGAGCGCGAGGTACGGCGGATCGCCGCCAAACTGGTCGAGCGCGCCGTGACCCCGCTGCCCGGCGCCACCGGCCCGGCCCGCGAGCGGCCGGTGGCCCCCGACGAGGACCGGGCCGTGACGGACGCCCTCTCCCGTACGCTCTGGGCGCTCGGCGACCTGGACACCGAGATCGCCCAGGACGCCCGGCTGGAGGCGGGCGAACTCGCCCGGCAGCTGCGCCGGGCCGCCCCGGACGCCGCCCGCGAGCTGACCGGTGACGGCGCCGAGCTGCACTCCGTCCTCGTGGACACCGCGGCGCTGCACATCCTGAACCACTTCACCCAGCTGACCGGCTTCGTCGCGCGCACCGTCGTGGAGAACCGGCGCACCCTCGGCAGGATCGACGACACCGTCGGCGCGCTGGCCGCCCGGCTGCCGTCCCGGTCCGCCGAGGACGCCGCCTTCGAGGCGCAGTACGCCCTGGACACCGCCGTCCTCCACAGCCACCTCACGATCTTCGGCCTGGATCTCGTGCACTCCCCCGACAGCTGGCCGCTGGACGCCGCCTACCTGGGCCTGCGCTGCGAGCCGGAACCGCCCGCCGCGGACCGCGGCGGCGCGCCCGAACCGGCCGTCCCCGCCGAGCACGCCCTGTCCGGCCTGTGCCGCGTCCTTGTCCGGGGCGTGGCCGGCTCGGGCAAGACCACGCTGCTCCAGTGGCTGGCCGTCGCCACAGCGCGCGGCGAGCTGCCCCCGGCGCTCCGCCGCGCGCTCTACGGCCGCGTCCCGTTCCTCCTGCCAGTACGCCGCTTCGCCCACCACGGCCTGCCCTCCCCCGGCGCCTTCCTGGCGGCCGTCTGCTATCCGGGCGCCGAAGCCCAGCCGCCGGGCTGGGCCGACCGCGTACTAAGGGCAGGGCGGGCCCTGCTGCTGATAGACGGCGTGGACGAGGCCCCGGAGGACAGGCGCGAGGCGCTGCGCCGCAAGCTCCGCGACTGGACCGCCCTGTATCCGGGCAACGTCTGGATCGTCACCTCCCGCCCCTCCGCCGTCCGCGCCGACTGGCTGACGGCCGACGGTTTCACCGAACTGTCGCTGGCCCCGATGAGCCGCGAGGACATCGCCGCGTTCATCCAGCGCTGGCACCGCGCCGCGGCCCAGCAGGCCCCCGACGACATGGACCGCCTGCCGCACTACGAACGCACGCTGCTCAACGCCGTACGCATCACCCGCGACCTGGGCCGCCTCGCCACCAACCCGCTGATGTGCGGCATGATCTGCGCCCTGCACCGCGACCGCCGCGGCTATCTGCCCAACGGGCGCAAGGAGTTGTACGAGGCCGCCCTGTCGATGCTGCTGGAGCGGCGGGACCGGGAACGGGCCATGGGCACCACCGACGGCATCGACCTGCCGCGCCAGCCCAAGATCCAGCTGCTGCAGAAGCTGGCCCACTGGATGCTGGTCAACGGGCGTTCGGAGATGGACCGCGAGATCGCCGTCGACACGCTCGCACAGCACCTGCCCGCCATCCCCGACGCCGCGCGCCAGGGAGACCCCGAGGAGATATACCGCCACCTGCTGAACCGCACCGGACTGCTGCGCGAACCGGCCCCCGGCACCGTCGACTTCGTGCACCGCACCTTCCAGGACTTCCTGGCCGCCCGCGCCACCGTGCAGCGCCACGACTTCGGGCTGCTGCTGAACCACGCCCACCTCTCCGAGTGGGAGGACGTCATCCGCATGGCCGTCGCGCTGGCCCGCCCCGACGAGTGCGCGGCGCTGCTGAACGGCCTGCTCGCCCCGCGCCCCGGCATCCGGGCCGCGGAGGCCCGGCACCGCAAGCTGCTCGCCGCGGCCTGTGTGGGACACGCCGCCGAGCTGGACCCGGAGGTACGCCACCGGGTGCGGCGCTTCACCCGCGACATGGTCCGCCCCAGCACCGTGGCCGGGGCCCGCGCGCTGGGCTGGATCGGCCCGATCGTCCTGGAGATGCTGCCGGAGCCGGCCGAGGTCTCGGACGACGAGGCGTATCTGCTCGCGGTCACGGCCACGTCCATCGCCGACGACATGGCGATCGACTACCTGGCCGGGCTGCGCAAGCGGACGTCCCCGGATGTGCGGGCGCAGCTGGCCGGTGCCTGGCGGCGGTACGACACCGCACGCTACGCCCGGGAGATCATCGCCCACCTGGACCCGGACGAACTGTTCTTCCCCGTGGCGGACACGGAGGAGCTGCACGCCCTGCGGGAGCTCGGCGGCCGGCCGTACCTCCAGATCGCCGGGGAGTTCACGGTGGCCGAGCTGATCGACGGCATCGTCCCGGCGGACGGCCTGGTGCGGCTCTGGCTGGCGTACGGCCTGGGGGCCTCGATGGCGTGGCTGGCCGCCTTCCCCCGGCTGGAGGAACTGCGGATCAGCGGCAGGCTGCCGCCGGTGACCGGTGTTCCGGAAGGGATCCGCGTGGTCGAGCTGTGA
- a CDS encoding MDR family MFS transporter: MGKSQTEATPAGDISKPADGGGKQPASVRVVLFALMIAMLLAMLDNMIVGTAMPTIVGELGGLSHLSWVVTAYTLATAASTPIWGKLGDLYGRKGVFLTSIVIFLIGSALSGMAQDMGQLIGFRAVQGLGAGGLMVGVMAIIGDLIPPRERGKYQGMMAGVMAVAMIGGPLVGGTITDHLGWRWSFYINLPLGAIALVMVTAVLHLPKKRSQARIDYVGAALLTAGITSLVLITTWGGTEYDWLSGQIIGLGAVGVVALLAFVFVETKVREPVLPLHIFRNRNFSLVTVIGFLVGFVMFGSMTFLPLFQQTVQGASATNSGLLLLPMLLAMMAVSLVAGRVTTNTGKYKIFVVGGGALITAGLALLSLMDTGTTRFTSGLYMAVLGAGMGFLMQTTMLIAQNSVEMKDMGVGSSSATLFRTIGGSFGVAIFGAIFNNQVQDVMKERLGAAGAKATAGGGQMDPKKLEQLPAAIKDAYMHAVSGGTHQVFIWGALISIIGFAAAWFLKEVPLRGGPAKPADKAESDAAPVAAAMAEPV; this comes from the coding sequence ATGGGGAAGTCGCAGACGGAAGCGACCCCAGCGGGGGACATATCCAAACCGGCGGACGGCGGGGGGAAGCAGCCGGCCAGCGTCCGCGTGGTGCTGTTCGCGCTGATGATCGCCATGCTGCTGGCGATGCTGGACAACATGATCGTGGGTACCGCCATGCCCACCATCGTGGGCGAGCTGGGCGGGCTGAGCCACCTGTCCTGGGTGGTGACCGCGTACACGCTCGCGACCGCCGCCTCCACCCCGATCTGGGGCAAGCTGGGCGACCTGTACGGCCGTAAGGGCGTCTTCCTGACGTCCATCGTGATCTTCTTGATCGGCTCCGCGCTGTCCGGCATGGCCCAGGACATGGGCCAGCTGATCGGCTTCCGCGCCGTACAGGGCCTGGGCGCGGGCGGTCTGATGGTCGGCGTCATGGCGATCATCGGCGACCTGATCCCGCCGCGCGAGCGCGGCAAGTACCAGGGCATGATGGCCGGCGTCATGGCCGTCGCGATGATCGGCGGCCCGCTGGTCGGCGGCACCATCACCGACCACCTCGGCTGGCGCTGGAGCTTCTACATCAACCTGCCGCTCGGCGCGATCGCCCTGGTCATGGTCACCGCCGTGCTGCACCTGCCGAAGAAGCGCTCGCAGGCGCGCATCGACTACGTGGGCGCCGCGCTGCTCACCGCCGGCATCACCTCGCTGGTGCTGATCACCACCTGGGGCGGCACCGAGTACGACTGGCTGTCGGGCCAGATCATCGGGCTCGGCGCGGTCGGTGTCGTGGCGCTGCTGGCCTTCGTCTTCGTGGAGACCAAGGTCCGCGAGCCCGTCCTGCCGCTGCACATCTTCCGCAACCGCAACTTCAGCCTCGTCACGGTGATCGGCTTCCTGGTCGGCTTCGTGATGTTCGGGTCGATGACCTTCCTGCCGCTGTTCCAGCAGACCGTGCAGGGCGCCTCGGCCACCAACTCCGGGCTGCTGCTCCTGCCGATGCTGCTCGCGATGATGGCCGTCTCGCTGGTCGCGGGCCGGGTCACCACCAACACCGGCAAGTACAAGATCTTCGTGGTGGGCGGCGGCGCGCTGATCACCGCCGGGCTGGCGCTGCTGTCCCTGATGGACACCGGCACCACCCGCTTCACCTCGGGTCTGTACATGGCGGTGCTGGGCGCCGGCATGGGCTTCCTGATGCAGACCACGATGCTGATCGCGCAGAACAGCGTCGAGATGAAGGACATGGGCGTCGGCTCCTCGTCGGCCACCCTCTTCCGTACGATCGGCGGCTCCTTCGGCGTCGCGATCTTCGGGGCGATCTTCAACAACCAGGTGCAGGACGTCATGAAGGAGCGGCTCGGCGCCGCGGGCGCGAAGGCGACCGCGGGCGGGGGCCAGATGGACCCGAAGAAGCTGGAGCAGCTGCCGGCCGCGATCAAGGACGCGTACATGCACGCGGTCTCCGGCGGCACCCACCAGGTCTTCATCTGGGGCGCCCTGATCAGCATCATCGGTTTCGCCGCGGCCTGGTTCCTCAAGGAGGTGCCGCTGCGCGGCGGCCCCGCCAAGCCCGCCGACAAGGCGGAGAGCGACGCGGCCCCGGTCGCCGCCGCGATGGCGGAGCCCGTCTGA
- the cseC gene encoding two-component system sensor histidine kinase CseC, translating into MVRLALRTGLRWKLSAAIALVGALVAIALSLVVHNAARGSMLDNSRDVQTERLNFTQKIYETTHQLRFGAKLDDPALPKALRDEVAKGKRATYLEDTGQTTPKVWAAAPVAGGRVLSIQGYFPDRFAVLDDLDQALLIGSTAVVVGGCALGVLIGGRLSKRLRKAAAAAGKLADGDTSVRIRDEVGGRIRDETDDLAWAVDAMSDALQKRIEAERRVTADIAHELRTPVTGLLTAAELLPPGRPSELVRDRAQAMRTLVEDVLEVARLDGYAERAELQDVALGEFVTRRVRALNPDIKIDILRDAEVSTDPRRLERILGNLIANAARHGKPPIEVTVEGRVVRVRDHGTGFPEALLREGPSRFRTGSSDRAGRGHGLGLTIAAGQARVLGARLTFRNADELTDGSTGAVSVLWLPENAPTSTGSFPVIQLPDR; encoded by the coding sequence GTGGTCAGGCTCGCCCTGCGTACGGGGCTGAGGTGGAAGCTCAGCGCCGCGATCGCGCTCGTCGGAGCGCTGGTCGCGATCGCGCTGAGCCTCGTCGTGCACAACGCGGCCCGCGGTTCGATGCTGGACAACAGCCGCGATGTGCAGACCGAGCGCCTCAACTTCACGCAGAAGATCTACGAAACCACGCACCAGCTGCGCTTCGGCGCCAAGCTGGACGACCCGGCGCTGCCGAAGGCACTGCGTGACGAGGTCGCCAAGGGAAAGCGGGCGACCTATCTGGAGGACACCGGCCAGACCACGCCCAAGGTGTGGGCGGCGGCACCGGTCGCGGGCGGCCGGGTGCTGTCCATCCAGGGCTACTTCCCCGACCGGTTCGCCGTGCTGGACGACCTCGACCAGGCGCTGCTGATCGGCTCGACGGCGGTCGTGGTCGGCGGCTGCGCGCTCGGCGTGCTGATCGGCGGACGGCTGTCCAAGCGGCTCCGCAAGGCCGCGGCGGCGGCCGGCAAGCTGGCCGACGGCGACACCTCCGTACGCATTCGGGACGAGGTCGGCGGGCGCATCCGGGACGAGACGGACGACCTGGCCTGGGCGGTGGACGCGATGTCCGACGCGCTCCAGAAGCGCATCGAGGCGGAGCGCCGGGTGACCGCCGACATCGCCCACGAGCTGCGCACCCCGGTGACCGGGCTGCTCACCGCGGCCGAGCTGCTGCCCCCGGGCCGCCCCTCGGAGCTGGTACGGGACCGGGCGCAGGCGATGCGCACGCTCGTCGAGGACGTGCTGGAGGTGGCGCGGCTGGACGGCTACGCGGAGCGGGCCGAGCTGCAGGACGTGGCGCTGGGCGAGTTCGTCACCCGGCGGGTGCGGGCCCTGAACCCGGACATCAAGATCGACATCTTGCGGGACGCGGAGGTCTCCACCGACCCCCGGCGCCTGGAACGCATCCTGGGCAACCTGATCGCCAACGCGGCCCGGCACGGCAAGCCGCCGATCGAGGTCACGGTCGAGGGGCGCGTGGTGCGCGTGCGCGACCACGGCACCGGCTTCCCGGAGGCGCTGCTGCGCGAGGGCCCGAGCCGGTTCCGTACGGGCAGCAGCGACCGGGCCGGGCGCGGCCACGGGCTCGGCCTGACCATCGCGGCGGGCCAGGCGCGGGTGCTGGGCGCCCGGCTGACCTTCCGCAACGCGGACGAGCTGACGGACGGCTCGACCGGCGCGGTGTCCGTGCTGTGGCTGCCGGAGAACGCGCCGACGAGCACCGGCAGCTTCCCGGTCATCCAGCTGCCGGACCGGTGA
- the cseB gene encoding two-component system response regulator CseB, which yields MADTHVLFVEDDDVIREATQLALERDGFVVTAMPDGLAGLEAFRADRPDIALLDVMVPGLDGVSLCRRIRDESTVPVIMLSARADSIDVVLGLEAGADDYVTKPFDGAVLVARIRAVLRRFGHASGPDGSHAAGSEAAEPAEAVLRFGDLEVDTEGMEVRKGGRPVALTPTEMRLLLEFSNSPGTVLSRDRLLERVWDYGWGGDTRVVDVHVQRLRGKIGQDRIETVRGFGYKLRG from the coding sequence ATGGCCGATACCCATGTCCTCTTCGTCGAGGACGACGACGTCATCCGCGAGGCGACGCAGCTCGCCCTGGAGCGGGACGGCTTCGTGGTCACCGCCATGCCCGACGGCCTGGCGGGACTGGAGGCGTTCCGCGCCGACCGGCCGGACATCGCCCTGCTGGACGTGATGGTGCCGGGCCTGGACGGGGTCAGCCTGTGCCGCCGCATCCGTGACGAGTCGACCGTGCCGGTGATCATGCTGTCGGCGCGCGCGGACTCCATCGACGTGGTGCTCGGCCTGGAGGCCGGCGCCGACGACTATGTGACCAAGCCGTTCGACGGCGCCGTGCTGGTGGCCCGGATCCGCGCGGTGCTGCGCCGCTTCGGGCACGCCTCGGGCCCGGACGGCTCGCACGCCGCCGGGTCGGAGGCGGCCGAGCCCGCCGAGGCCGTGCTGCGCTTCGGTGACCTGGAGGTCGACACGGAGGGCATGGAGGTGCGCAAAGGCGGCCGGCCGGTCGCGCTGACGCCCACCGAGATGCGCCTGCTGCTGGAGTTCTCGAACTCGCCCGGCACGGTCCTCTCCCGCGACCGGCTGCTGGAGCGGGTGTGGGACTACGGCTGGGGTGGTGACACCCGGGTCGTGGACGTCCATGTACAGCGGCTGCGCGGCAAGATCGGCCAGGACCGGATCGAGACCGTCCGCGGCTTCGGATACAAGCTGAGAGGCTGA
- a CDS encoding TetR/AcrR family transcriptional regulator has protein sequence MGTPHPRRGNTRQRIQDVALELFAEQGYEKTSLREIAERLDVTKAALYYHFKTKEDIVIGLFQDLGRPIDDLIEWAGTQPRTLETKQEILRRYSEALRSAEPLFRFMQENQAAVRDLSIGETFKQRMIRLTGLLREPEAELTDQVRCITAIFSMHAGLFAMQTLEGDPEDKRKAILEVATELVTAAQPGSHGQTLSPGTAR, from the coding sequence ATGGGCACACCGCACCCGCGCAGGGGCAACACCCGCCAGCGCATCCAGGACGTCGCCCTGGAGCTGTTCGCCGAGCAGGGGTACGAGAAGACCTCGCTGCGCGAGATCGCCGAGCGGCTGGACGTCACCAAGGCCGCGCTCTACTACCACTTCAAGACCAAGGAAGACATCGTCATCGGCCTCTTCCAGGACCTGGGCCGGCCGATCGACGACCTGATCGAATGGGCCGGCACGCAGCCGCGCACCCTGGAGACCAAGCAGGAGATCCTGCGCCGCTACAGCGAGGCGCTGCGCTCCGCCGAGCCGCTGTTCCGCTTCATGCAGGAGAACCAGGCGGCCGTACGGGACCTGAGCATCGGGGAGACCTTCAAGCAGCGGATGATCCGGCTCACCGGGCTGCTCAGGGAGCCGGAGGCGGAGCTGACGGACCAGGTGCGCTGCATCACCGCGATCTTCTCGATGCACGCGGGCCTGTTCGCGATGCAGACGCTCGAAGGCGACCCCGAGGACAAGCGCAAGGCCATCCTGGAGGTCGCCACCGAACTGGTCACCGCGGCCCAGCCGGGGAGCCACGGTCAGACCCTGTCACCGGGCACCGCCCGCTGA
- a CDS encoding HhH-GPD family protein, whose protein sequence is MTSTPAATGAAPVTAAEEAAQGARLHGPVTDWFDEHARDLPWRRPEAGAWGVMVSEFMLQQTPVSRVLPVYEQWLVRWPRPADLAAEPPGEAVRAWGRLGYPRRALRLHAAASAIQERHGGDVPREHAQLLALPGVGEYTAAAVASFAYGQRHAVLDTNVRRVFARAVGGRQYPPNATTAAERKLARALLPEDEPLAAKWAAATMELGALVCTARSPECVRCPISSQCTWRLAGSPAHDGPPRRGQTYAGTDRQVRGKLLAVLREAVGPVPQAVLDAVWDEPVQRARALDGLVADGLVEPLAGGQYRLPLGRGASS, encoded by the coding sequence ATGACTTCCACTCCTGCCGCCACCGGCGCCGCCCCTGTCACCGCCGCCGAAGAAGCCGCCCAAGGGGCCCGGCTGCACGGTCCCGTCACCGACTGGTTCGACGAGCACGCCCGCGATCTGCCCTGGCGCCGCCCCGAGGCGGGCGCCTGGGGCGTGATGGTGAGCGAGTTCATGCTGCAGCAGACGCCGGTCAGCAGAGTGCTGCCGGTGTACGAACAGTGGCTGGTGCGCTGGCCGCGCCCCGCCGACCTGGCGGCCGAGCCGCCCGGCGAGGCGGTGCGCGCCTGGGGCCGCCTGGGCTACCCGCGTCGCGCGCTGCGCCTGCACGCCGCCGCCTCCGCGATACAGGAGCGCCACGGCGGCGACGTACCGCGCGAGCACGCCCAGCTCCTCGCGCTGCCCGGCGTCGGCGAGTACACGGCGGCGGCCGTGGCCTCCTTCGCGTACGGGCAGCGGCACGCCGTACTGGACACCAACGTCCGCCGGGTCTTCGCGCGCGCGGTCGGCGGCCGGCAGTACCCGCCGAACGCCACCACCGCCGCCGAACGCAAGCTGGCCCGCGCGCTGCTGCCCGAGGACGAGCCGCTCGCGGCGAAGTGGGCCGCCGCCACGATGGAGCTGGGCGCGCTGGTGTGCACCGCCCGCAGCCCGGAGTGTGTGCGCTGCCCGATCTCGTCGCAGTGCACCTGGCGGCTGGCGGGTTCACCCGCGCACGACGGCCCCCCGCGCCGCGGCCAGACGTACGCCGGTACGGACCGCCAGGTGCGCGGCAAGCTCCTCGCCGTCCTGCGCGAGGCGGTCGGGCCTGTGCCCCAGGCCGTACTGGACGCGGTGTGGGACGAGCCGGTGCAGCGCGCGCGGGCGCTGGACGGTCTGGTCGCGGACGGCCTCGTGGAGCCGCTGGCGGGCGGCCAGTACCGCCTGCCGCTCGGGCGCGGCGCGTCCTCATGA
- a CDS encoding SigE family RNA polymerase sigma factor has protein sequence MATSGGKVLDFEEYVRTRQEALLRSARRLVPDPVDAQDLLQTALVRTYGRWDGIADKSLADAYLRRVMINTRTEWWRARKLEEVPTEQLPDASVDDGTEQRADRALLMDILGVLAPKQRSVVVLRHWEQMSTEETAAALGMSTGTVKSTLHRALARLRQELENRDIDARMLERGEQERERCAA, from the coding sequence ATGGCGACCAGCGGCGGCAAGGTACTGGACTTCGAAGAGTACGTGCGTACGCGGCAGGAGGCCCTGCTGCGCAGCGCCCGGCGCCTGGTGCCCGACCCGGTCGACGCCCAGGACCTGCTCCAGACGGCCCTGGTCCGCACCTACGGGCGCTGGGACGGCATCGCCGACAAGTCGCTGGCCGACGCGTATCTGCGCCGGGTCATGATCAACACCCGTACGGAGTGGTGGCGCGCCCGCAAGCTGGAGGAGGTGCCTACCGAGCAGCTCCCGGACGCCAGCGTCGACGACGGCACCGAGCAGCGCGCCGACCGGGCCCTGCTGATGGACATCCTCGGGGTGCTCGCGCCCAAGCAGCGCAGCGTCGTCGTGCTGCGACACTGGGAGCAGATGAGCACCGAGGAGACCGCGGCGGCGCTGGGCATGTCCACCGGTACGGTCAAGAGCACGCTGCACCGGGCACTGGCCCGGCTGCGCCAGGAACTGGAGAATCGCGACATCGACGCGCGGATGCTGGAGCGCGGCGAGCAGGAGCGGGAGCGGTGCGCGGCCTGA
- a CDS encoding helix-turn-helix transcriptional regulator: protein MDRDWATPLDLDAVAAHAGYSRFHFLRAFKQVYGLTPGQYLSRRRIERAEELLRTADLSVTEICWLVGFGSLGTFSARFKKQTGLTPSDYRKRHVGRGAGLIPGCYALLWSGGFKSFEGREGEGPGKGAGKGAGTGPGDRNRGEGG, encoded by the coding sequence ATGGACCGCGACTGGGCCACCCCGCTGGACCTGGACGCGGTCGCGGCGCACGCCGGGTATTCCCGCTTCCACTTCCTCCGCGCCTTCAAGCAGGTGTACGGCCTGACCCCCGGCCAGTATCTGAGCCGCCGCCGGATCGAGCGCGCCGAGGAACTGCTGCGTACGGCCGATCTCTCCGTCACGGAGATCTGCTGGCTGGTTGGCTTCGGCAGCCTGGGCACCTTCTCCGCGCGCTTCAAGAAGCAGACCGGCCTGACCCCGAGCGACTACCGGAAACGGCACGTCGGGCGGGGCGCCGGGCTGATACCGGGCTGCTATGCCCTGCTGTGGTCCGGCGGCTTCAAGTCCTTCGAGGGCCGGGAGGGGGAAGGCCCCGGGAAGGGGGCCGGAAAGGGGGCCGGGACCGGGCCGGGAGACCGCAATCGTGGAGAAGGCGGGTAG